From Nonlabens sp. Ci31, the proteins below share one genomic window:
- a CDS encoding formimidoylglutamase, translating to MALEFLKPLNDAVVAHAKLQPKQTIAKTIRLHTITDGLPDLSGVKLVVIGVLENRRDANALFQVETLNQVREKLYELYPGNWTSNLADLGDVVAGATVEDTYYVVNQLTAYFLRESIIPIFLGGSQDLMYPIYRAFDEFQHMINVVNVDCRFDLGDIDLPMTSRSYIGKMITVEPYNLFNYSNLGFQTYFNSQDEIDLLDRMYFDAVRLGHLDNDITLAEPVLRDADVVGVDMSVVRASDIASAKANPNGLDGKQICSLSRYSGISDRLKVFGIFEINEEKNTGSQLVAEMIWYFMEGYNYRSFEYPIDVSKNCLTYKVPVENEILTFYKSTDTGRWWIELPFISLVNNKLKQHTLLPCDRRDYEMACDQLLPDRWLKARRKNEI from the coding sequence ATGGCTTTAGAATTTCTAAAACCTCTTAATGATGCTGTGGTTGCTCATGCTAAGTTACAACCTAAGCAAACCATAGCAAAAACGATTCGTTTACATACCATTACCGATGGTTTGCCAGACCTCAGTGGTGTAAAGCTAGTTGTCATAGGTGTTTTAGAAAATCGCAGAGACGCCAATGCTTTGTTTCAAGTGGAGACCTTAAATCAGGTGCGAGAAAAGCTCTACGAGTTGTATCCAGGGAACTGGACCAGTAACCTGGCTGATCTAGGAGATGTGGTGGCGGGGGCTACTGTCGAGGATACGTATTACGTCGTCAACCAGCTGACAGCATATTTTTTAAGAGAGTCCATTATTCCTATCTTTTTAGGAGGTAGTCAGGATTTGATGTATCCTATTTATAGAGCTTTTGATGAATTTCAACACATGATTAATGTGGTCAATGTAGATTGTAGATTTGATTTAGGAGACATTGATTTACCTATGACTTCCCGAAGTTACATAGGCAAGATGATTACAGTGGAGCCGTATAATTTATTTAATTATAGCAATCTTGGGTTTCAAACTTATTTTAATTCGCAAGATGAAATAGATCTTTTGGACAGAATGTATTTTGATGCCGTTCGTTTGGGTCATTTGGATAATGATATTACACTGGCAGAGCCTGTTTTGCGTGATGCAGATGTGGTTGGAGTAGATATGAGTGTGGTACGGGCGAGTGATATCGCTTCTGCGAAAGCGAATCCCAACGGACTTGATGGAAAGCAAATATGTAGTTTGTCCAGGTACTCGGGTATCAGCGATCGATTAAAAGTATTTGGTATCTTTGAAATAAACGAAGAGAAGAATACTGGTTCACAGTTGGTAGCAGAAATGATCTGGTATTTCATGGAAGGTTACAATTACCGAAGTTTTGAGTATCCTATCGATGTGTCTAAAAACTGTTTGACCTACAAAGTACCTGTAGAAAATGAAATCCTCACCTTTTATAAGTCTACTGACACCGGGCGCTGGTGGATAGAGTTGCCTTTTATTTCTTTAGTTAATAATAAACTAAAACAACATACGTTATTACCTTGCGACCGTCGTGATTATGAAATGGCATGTGATCAATTGTTGCCAGATAGGTGGTTGAAAGCGAGACGCAAAAACGAGATATAA
- a CDS encoding sigma 54-interacting transcriptional regulator: MESVQSVKQRFELIGNDPSFNRAIEKALQVAPTDISVLVTGESGVGKESIPKIIHSQSFRKHAKYIAVNCGAIPEGTIDSELFGHEKGAFTGATSTRSGYFEVADGGTIFLDEVGELPLPTQVRLLRVLENGEFLKVGSSGTQKTDVRIVAATNVKLFEAIEKGKFREDLYYRLSTVEIDLPPLRERKGDIHLLFRKFASDFAMKYKMPTLRLDDNAISMLTNYRWSGNIRQLRNIAEQISVLEKERNITAAMLQNYLPDAGKNLPAVIGEKKRSDSEFANEREILYKVLFDMKNDLNDLKKLTNELMESGSSKDVREENPGLIKRIYGNQESKEQDYEDVIDNAYDFNQEEAVSPSNTPSAETNHYVEPTTAVGDRYDFAQEIVEEESLSLADKEIELIKKSLERHKGKRKAAADDLGISERTLYRKIKQYDL; this comes from the coding sequence ATGGAAAGTGTACAATCGGTTAAACAGCGTTTTGAGCTTATAGGTAACGACCCTAGTTTTAATAGAGCTATTGAAAAAGCCTTGCAGGTTGCCCCTACTGATATTTCGGTATTGGTTACAGGAGAAAGTGGTGTTGGTAAGGAAAGTATTCCTAAAATTATTCACTCGCAATCCTTTAGAAAACATGCTAAATATATCGCAGTCAACTGTGGTGCAATTCCCGAAGGAACCATAGATTCTGAATTGTTTGGCCATGAGAAAGGAGCTTTTACAGGGGCTACCTCTACTCGATCTGGTTATTTTGAAGTGGCTGACGGAGGAACTATTTTCCTAGATGAAGTTGGGGAACTACCCCTGCCTACTCAGGTGCGTTTGTTACGTGTATTGGAAAACGGAGAATTCCTCAAGGTAGGATCTTCTGGTACACAAAAAACAGATGTACGTATCGTTGCGGCCACCAATGTAAAATTGTTTGAAGCCATAGAGAAGGGGAAATTTAGAGAAGACCTTTATTATCGATTGAGCACGGTAGAAATAGACCTGCCCCCATTACGAGAACGCAAAGGAGATATTCATTTGCTTTTTCGAAAGTTTGCCAGTGACTTTGCTATGAAGTATAAGATGCCAACACTGCGTCTGGATGACAACGCCATTTCTATGCTTACTAATTACCGATGGAGCGGTAACATAAGGCAACTGCGCAACATTGCAGAGCAAATTAGTGTTTTAGAAAAGGAAAGGAACATCACGGCAGCTATGCTACAAAACTATTTACCTGATGCGGGGAAAAACTTACCTGCAGTAATAGGTGAAAAGAAAAGAAGCGACAGCGAGTTTGCCAATGAGCGGGAGATCTTATATAAGGTGTTGTTTGATATGAAAAATGACCTCAACGACCTTAAAAAGCTGACCAATGAACTTATGGAGAGCGGTAGTTCCAAAGACGTAAGAGAAGAAAATCCAGGATTGATCAAACGTATTTATGGCAATCAGGAAAGCAAAGAGCAGGATTATGAAGATGTGATCGATAATGCTTATGACTTCAATCAAGAAGAAGCAGTTTCCCCATCAAACACCCCTAGTGCAGAAACCAATCATTATGTAGAACCCACAACAGCGGTAGGCGATCGTTACGATTTTGCGCAAGAAATAGTGGAAGAGGAATCACTTTCTCTAGCCGACAAGGAAATAGAATTGATAAAAAAGTCGTTAGAAAGACATAAAGGAAAAAGAAAAGCCGCTGCAGATGATCTTGGAATCTCAGAACGTACACTTTACCGTAAAATAAAACAATATGATCTTTAA
- the secG gene encoding preprotein translocase subunit SecG: MTTFYIFLALIVLVSFLLIVVIMVQNPKGGGLSSSFGGGGTQQLGGVKKTGDFLDKSTWVLSTALLVLILLASTTLIQGKEQSAIDVTEPTSVETPVNTPSPANTTTEETSTDK; encoded by the coding sequence ATGACAACATTTTATATCTTTTTAGCACTCATCGTATTGGTATCATTTTTACTAATCGTGGTGATCATGGTACAAAACCCTAAAGGTGGTGGATTATCATCAAGCTTTGGCGGCGGTGGAACACAACAACTAGGTGGAGTAAAGAAAACTGGTGATTTTTTGGATAAAAGTACTTGGGTTCTTTCTACAGCTCTTTTAGTGCTTATCCTTCTCGCAAGTACAACACTTATTCAAGGGAAAGAGCAAAGTGCTATTGATGTTACAGAACCAACATCAGTTGAGACTCCGGTAAATACGCCAAGTCCAGCAAACACAACAACAGAAGAAACTTCTACTGACAAGTAG
- the miaB gene encoding tRNA (N6-isopentenyl adenosine(37)-C2)-methylthiotransferase MiaB encodes MEKIIEEEKQGTAVLLEHNAKNTRKLYIESYGCQMNFSDSEIVASILAKEGFNTTNNMEEADLVLVNTCSIRDKAEQTVRKRLEKYNRVKNKKNPNMKVGVLGCMAERLKSKFLEEEKIVDMVVGPDAYKDLPNLVAEIDEGREAVNVLLSKDETYGDIAPVRLNSNGVTAFVSITRGCDNMCTFCVVPFTRGRERSRDPHSILEEVNDLWNKGFKEITLLGQNVDSFLWYGGGLKKDFKKASKMAKATAVDFAQLLHKVANAHPHLRVRFSTSNPQDISDDVLHAIAAHRNICNYIHLPVQSGSDRILKEMNRLHTREEYMRLIDRVHAIIPECAVSQDMITGFPTETEEDHADTLSLMEYVKYDYGFMFAYSERPGTMAARKLEDDVPEETKSRRLSEIIAVQRRTGHERAQYFVGKTVECLIEKESKKSDQHWAGRNTQNYVAIFDKEVYKVGEYVMVEITDCTSATLIGKAVGYSDMEGPLTYDTV; translated from the coding sequence ATGGAAAAGATTATTGAAGAAGAAAAACAAGGAACTGCAGTCTTGTTAGAGCATAATGCAAAAAACACCCGTAAACTCTATATAGAAAGTTACGGCTGTCAGATGAACTTTTCTGACAGTGAGATCGTTGCCTCCATTCTTGCAAAAGAAGGATTCAACACCACTAACAATATGGAAGAAGCAGATCTTGTACTGGTGAACACTTGCTCCATACGTGACAAGGCCGAACAAACCGTGCGTAAAAGACTAGAAAAATACAACCGTGTTAAGAATAAGAAGAATCCTAATATGAAAGTAGGTGTTCTAGGTTGTATGGCGGAACGTTTAAAATCTAAATTTCTAGAAGAAGAAAAAATCGTAGATATGGTCGTAGGGCCAGATGCTTATAAAGACCTCCCTAATCTAGTGGCCGAGATCGATGAAGGTCGCGAGGCTGTTAATGTGCTTCTTTCTAAGGATGAAACTTACGGAGACATTGCCCCAGTAAGATTGAACTCTAATGGAGTAACCGCTTTTGTATCCATTACAAGAGGCTGTGATAATATGTGTACATTTTGTGTGGTTCCCTTTACTCGGGGTCGGGAACGCAGCCGTGATCCACATTCTATTCTGGAAGAAGTCAATGATCTGTGGAACAAAGGCTTTAAAGAGATTACTTTATTGGGCCAGAATGTAGATTCTTTCTTATGGTACGGCGGCGGACTCAAAAAAGATTTTAAGAAAGCCAGTAAGATGGCTAAAGCTACTGCAGTAGATTTTGCTCAATTATTGCATAAAGTAGCTAACGCGCATCCACATTTAAGAGTGCGTTTCTCGACCAGCAATCCCCAAGATATTAGCGATGACGTACTTCATGCTATCGCTGCACATAGAAATATTTGCAACTACATTCACCTACCAGTACAATCTGGAAGTGATCGTATTTTAAAAGAAATGAACCGCTTGCATACTCGTGAAGAATACATGAGATTGATAGATCGTGTGCATGCGATTATACCAGAGTGTGCCGTATCTCAAGATATGATTACCGGCTTCCCAACAGAGACAGAAGAAGACCATGCTGACACTTTGAGCCTTATGGAATATGTGAAATACGACTACGGTTTTATGTTTGCTTATTCAGAGCGCCCAGGAACTATGGCGGCTCGTAAACTGGAAGATGATGTGCCAGAAGAAACTAAAAGCCGCAGACTTAGTGAAATCATCGCTGTTCAAAGAAGAACAGGACATGAAAGAGCGCAATACTTTGTAGGTAAAACAGTAGAATGCCTTATAGAAAAAGAATCTAAGAAATCTGATCAACACTGGGCTGGAAGAAACACCCAAAATTACGTTGCCATTTTTGACAAGGAAGTTTACAAAGTAGGTGAATACGTAATGGTGGAAATTACGGATTGTACGAGCGCCACTTTAATAGGGAAAGCTGTAGGCTACAGCGATATGGAAGGACCTTTAACTTACGATACGGTATAA
- the topA gene encoding type I DNA topoisomerase, which yields MAKNLVIVESPAKAKTIEKFLGKDFKVESSFGHIADLPSKELGVDVDKNFAPKYVVSSDKKDLVKKLKKLAAASDMVWLASDEDREGEAIAWHLAEQLDLKKEKTKRIVFNAITKSAVQNAIDNPRSIDYDLVNAQQARRILDRIVGYEISPILWRKVKGGASAGRVQSVAVRLIVEREEEILNFNSENFFRVDADFNTSDGSLLKAKLPSNLKSLKAAQDFLNVNKGAKFEVADLVKKPAKKSPAPPFTTSTLQQEASRKLFFNVSRTMQLAQRLYEAGLITYMRTDSVNLSNEAKQGAQEEISKAYGDQYHQERNYKGKSKGAQEAHEAIRPTNFAIHSSGADRDQTRLYELIWKRAIASQMSDAKLERTNVTITADTHDKKFTASGEIVKFEGFLKVYLESTDDEDLEQQGLLPDLKIGQNLLSKRMTATERFSRPPYRYTEASLVKQLEELGIGRPSTYAPTITTIQNRKYVEKGQSEGLERDYIQLTLSKDKVAEKTLTEKTGSDKNKMIPTDVGRVVNNFLVEHFGSILDYNFTANVEESFDNIAEGKEEWTDMMRHFYKSFHPTVQDVAENAEREVGERVLGTHPESGKPISVRLGRFGAMAQIGSVEDEEKPEFASLLPTQNLNTITLEEVMELFKLPRTVGEYNGHPVEVNQGRFGPYVKFNEKTFVSLEKEDDPMTLTFERAAELIQLKEKADAPVYMYDEQPVTKGAGRFGPYIKWAGMFISVNKKYDFDNLSNEDIETLIKDKIQKEKDKLIVDWEEEGIRIEKARWGRHNIIKGKIKVEIAKEIDPLKVTLEKAQELIAKKTPKKKAAAKKKTPAKKKAPAKKKTTKK from the coding sequence ATGGCAAAGAATCTGGTTATTGTAGAGTCGCCGGCAAAGGCAAAAACGATAGAAAAATTTCTAGGAAAGGACTTTAAAGTGGAGTCTAGTTTTGGACATATCGCAGACCTTCCATCAAAGGAATTGGGTGTGGATGTAGATAAGAATTTTGCTCCTAAATATGTCGTGAGTAGCGATAAGAAGGATCTCGTTAAAAAGCTTAAAAAATTAGCTGCTGCTTCAGACATGGTCTGGCTGGCTAGTGATGAAGACCGAGAGGGAGAGGCTATTGCATGGCATCTTGCAGAGCAACTGGATCTTAAAAAAGAAAAGACCAAGAGAATTGTTTTTAACGCCATTACTAAAAGTGCTGTTCAAAATGCCATTGATAATCCGCGTTCTATAGATTACGACCTGGTAAATGCGCAACAAGCACGTCGTATTTTAGACCGTATTGTAGGTTATGAAATATCGCCTATTTTATGGCGTAAGGTAAAAGGTGGCGCTAGTGCAGGTCGTGTACAATCCGTAGCTGTGCGATTAATCGTAGAGCGTGAAGAAGAAATCTTAAACTTTAATTCTGAAAACTTCTTTAGAGTTGATGCAGATTTTAATACGTCAGATGGTTCCTTACTAAAAGCAAAATTACCAAGTAATTTAAAATCACTTAAAGCCGCTCAAGATTTTCTTAACGTCAATAAAGGAGCAAAATTTGAAGTAGCTGATCTTGTTAAAAAGCCAGCAAAAAAGTCTCCAGCACCTCCATTTACAACCTCTACCTTACAGCAAGAAGCTTCTCGTAAATTGTTCTTTAACGTAAGTCGTACCATGCAACTGGCACAACGTCTTTACGAAGCCGGACTGATTACTTATATGAGAACTGACTCCGTGAACTTAAGTAACGAAGCAAAGCAAGGAGCTCAAGAGGAAATAAGCAAAGCCTACGGAGATCAATACCATCAGGAACGTAATTATAAAGGAAAATCTAAAGGTGCTCAAGAAGCACATGAAGCGATACGTCCAACTAATTTTGCTATTCACAGCTCTGGAGCAGATCGCGATCAGACGCGTCTGTATGAATTGATATGGAAAAGAGCCATCGCCAGTCAGATGAGTGATGCCAAATTAGAACGTACCAATGTGACCATTACAGCAGATACCCACGATAAGAAATTTACAGCTAGTGGAGAGATCGTAAAGTTTGAAGGATTCCTTAAGGTATATCTAGAAAGCACTGATGATGAGGACCTAGAACAGCAAGGCTTACTTCCAGATCTTAAAATAGGACAAAACTTATTAAGTAAAAGGATGACCGCAACAGAGCGTTTTTCAAGACCTCCGTATCGTTATACCGAGGCTTCTTTAGTAAAACAATTGGAAGAATTAGGAATAGGACGTCCATCAACTTACGCACCTACTATTACGACTATACAGAATAGAAAATATGTGGAGAAAGGGCAGTCTGAAGGATTAGAGCGTGATTATATACAACTTACCTTAAGTAAAGATAAAGTAGCAGAGAAAACGCTTACCGAGAAAACTGGTTCTGATAAAAATAAAATGATTCCTACCGACGTAGGTCGAGTGGTCAATAACTTCTTAGTAGAGCACTTTGGTAGTATTTTAGATTATAATTTCACAGCAAACGTGGAAGAGTCTTTTGATAATATAGCCGAAGGGAAAGAAGAATGGACCGATATGATGAGGCATTTCTATAAGAGCTTCCATCCTACCGTACAAGACGTTGCAGAAAATGCAGAGCGTGAGGTTGGGGAACGTGTTTTAGGGACTCATCCGGAAAGTGGTAAGCCTATTAGTGTGCGATTGGGAAGATTTGGTGCTATGGCACAAATAGGTAGTGTGGAAGATGAAGAGAAGCCTGAATTTGCAAGCTTACTACCCACTCAAAATTTGAATACCATTACGCTAGAAGAAGTAATGGAGCTGTTTAAGTTGCCGAGAACAGTAGGAGAGTATAACGGTCACCCTGTGGAGGTCAATCAAGGACGCTTCGGTCCTTATGTAAAGTTCAACGAAAAGACTTTTGTAAGTCTAGAAAAAGAAGACGATCCCATGACGCTTACTTTTGAGCGTGCGGCAGAGTTGATCCAGTTGAAAGAAAAGGCAGATGCTCCTGTTTATATGTATGATGAGCAACCAGTTACCAAAGGTGCTGGTAGATTTGGTCCTTATATCAAATGGGCAGGCATGTTTATCTCAGTAAATAAAAAATACGATTTTGACAACCTTTCTAATGAGGATATAGAGACCTTGATTAAGGATAAGATTCAAAAAGAGAAGGACAAACTGATTGTAGACTGGGAAGAAGAAGGCATACGTATTGAAAAAGCCCGTTGGGGAAGACACAATATTATTAAAGGTAAAATCAAGGTGGAGATTGCCAAAGAGATAGATCCATTAAAGGTTACATTAGAAAAAGCTCAAGAGCTGATAGCTAAAAAAACACCAAAGAAAAAGGCCGCTGCTAAAAAGAAAACGCCTGCTAAGAAAAAAGCGCCTGCTAAAAAGAAAACGACTAAAAAATAA
- the lptE gene encoding LPS assembly lipoprotein LptE: protein MIFKNLRFFIIGLAFLSLTSCSFYSLSGVTLPADVKTFQVDYFGYQAVLVEPGIERDFKIALEELILDQSRLSLVTKNGDYLYQGEITRFYIAPMTATANSTASQNRLTIEINLRFTNNKVEEESFEKKYSFFYDYSANTQLQGSALDTALEVIYEQITQDIFNDTLAKW from the coding sequence ATGATCTTTAAGAACTTGCGCTTTTTTATAATAGGACTTGCTTTTTTAAGCCTGACCTCCTGTAGCTTTTACAGCTTAAGTGGTGTCACACTGCCCGCAGATGTAAAAACTTTTCAAGTAGATTATTTTGGCTATCAAGCAGTTTTAGTAGAACCTGGAATTGAAAGAGATTTTAAAATTGCTCTAGAAGAATTAATACTGGATCAATCGCGATTAAGTCTCGTTACTAAAAATGGTGACTACCTTTATCAAGGAGAAATTACGAGGTTTTATATTGCTCCAATGACTGCAACAGCAAACAGCACAGCATCACAAAATAGACTGACCATTGAAATCAACCTAAGATTTACAAATAATAAAGTAGAAGAAGAAAGTTTTGAAAAAAAATACAGTTTTTTCTATGACTACAGCGCTAACACTCAATTACAAGGCAGCGCACTAGACACAGCGCTAGAAGTGATTTATGAACAGATCACTCAAGATATCTTTAACGATACACTGGCAAAATGGTAA
- a CDS encoding M28 family peptidase: protein MKRIVSIMILLGSSIFTSGQNIQDLIDQVSISELSSGLHIFSGETSTTVNNTTVSILNRVSNTGNDLAADYLVEELQNLNNLMITNNVYSSLGRNVIATQTGTVNPNDIYLICGHYDAVANYCADDNASGTVAILEIARILSEQCVDNTIVYAFWDEEELGLLGARNYANAAAARGDNIKAVLNLDMMGYDGDGDNEFDIDVRNIANSITMKDELVALLNTYNSSINLNVNIVDPGTPFSDHKPFWDQNYTAVLLGEAWSKNDQNSAYHTAADRVNLIDLSYYHDMVKMCMAYMATKAGISSNDTAITQAGNLLQVNQTAAVYQWVDCNNRGVITGENGRTLTINALGDYAVEVTVNGCTERSDCFTVTSLNSADVVASNISVYPNPTTDFLTIERKSDLLASFSVYDIRGKKLKTMNSRDRLTKIEVSALSSGFYFIEVRTSHSKEIKRFVKK from the coding sequence ATGAAAAGAATTGTAAGTATAATGATTTTGTTGGGCTCTAGCATTTTTACCAGTGGCCAAAATATTCAAGACCTTATTGATCAAGTGAGTATCAGCGAACTTTCTTCTGGGCTGCATATTTTTTCTGGTGAGACGAGCACTACTGTAAATAATACTACTGTTAGCATTCTCAATCGGGTAAGCAACACAGGTAATGATCTCGCGGCTGATTATCTGGTGGAAGAACTTCAAAACCTAAATAATCTAATGATAACAAATAATGTCTATAGTTCATTAGGCAGAAATGTGATCGCCACACAAACTGGTACTGTAAATCCTAACGACATCTATTTGATCTGTGGTCATTATGATGCCGTAGCAAACTATTGTGCTGATGATAATGCGAGTGGAACAGTTGCTATACTAGAAATTGCAAGAATTCTTTCAGAGCAATGCGTCGATAACACGATTGTTTATGCCTTTTGGGATGAAGAAGAATTAGGTTTACTAGGAGCGAGAAACTATGCAAATGCAGCTGCAGCTAGAGGTGACAATATCAAAGCCGTTCTCAACCTGGACATGATGGGCTATGATGGTGATGGCGATAATGAATTTGATATAGACGTTAGAAATATAGCCAACTCCATAACGATGAAAGATGAGCTGGTTGCTCTTCTCAACACTTACAACTCTAGTATCAACCTCAACGTAAACATAGTTGATCCAGGAACACCTTTTAGTGACCACAAACCATTTTGGGATCAAAATTATACCGCAGTCCTCTTAGGAGAAGCCTGGTCTAAAAACGATCAAAATAGCGCTTACCATACCGCTGCTGATCGGGTCAACCTTATAGACCTATCCTATTATCACGATATGGTAAAAATGTGCATGGCTTATATGGCTACCAAAGCTGGTATTTCCAGTAATGATACTGCTATCACTCAAGCAGGAAATCTGTTACAAGTAAATCAGACTGCTGCTGTATATCAATGGGTTGATTGTAACAATAGAGGGGTCATTACTGGAGAGAACGGTCGCACATTAACTATAAATGCTTTAGGTGACTATGCTGTAGAGGTAACTGTAAATGGATGTACAGAACGCAGCGATTGCTTTACAGTAACCTCGTTGAATAGTGCAGATGTAGTTGCTTCTAACATTAGTGTCTATCCTAATCCTACAACCGACTTCTTAACTATTGAAAGAAAATCGGACCTTCTCGCCTCTTTTTCCGTTTATGATATACGTGGTAAAAAGCTGAAAACGATGAATTCCCGGGATCGTTTAACTAAAATAGAAGTGAGCGCTCTATCCAGCGGATTCTATTTTATAGAGGTTAGAACATCACATTCTAAAGAAATTAAGAGGTTTGTTAAAAAGTAA
- the groES gene encoding co-chaperone GroES → MALHIQPLSDRVVIEQTAAEQKTASGLYIPDTAKEKPQQGKVVAVGKGNKDHDMTVKVGDTVLYGKYSGTELKLDGSDYLIMREEDILAII, encoded by the coding sequence ATGGCATTACATATTCAACCTTTATCAGATCGAGTAGTTATTGAACAAACTGCCGCTGAACAAAAAACAGCTTCAGGTCTTTACATTCCTGACACAGCAAAAGAAAAGCCACAACAAGGGAAAGTTGTAGCGGTAGGAAAAGGCAATAAAGATCACGATATGACTGTAAAAGTGGGGGACACTGTTCTTTACGGAAAATACAGCGGTACGGAATTAAAATTAGACGGTAGCGATTATTTGATCATGCGTGAAGAAGATATTCTAGCAATTATATAA
- the groL gene encoding chaperonin GroEL (60 kDa chaperone family; promotes refolding of misfolded polypeptides especially under stressful conditions; forms two stacked rings of heptamers to form a barrel-shaped 14mer; ends can be capped by GroES; misfolded proteins enter the barrel where they are refolded when GroES binds), with product MAKDIKFDIAARDGIKRGVDALANAVKVTLGPKGRNVIIGKSFGAPVVTKDGVSVAKEIELSDELENMGAQMVKEVASRTNDLAGDGTTTATVLAQAIVKEGLKNVAAGANPMDLKRGIDKAVEAIVKDLEKQAKKVGDSSEMIKQVASISSNNDEVVGDLIAKAFAKVGKEGVITVEEAKGTETYVDVVEGMQFDRGYLSPYFVTNSEKMTTELENPYILLFDKKISTMKELMPVLEPVAQTGKPLLIIAEDVDGEALATLVVNKLRGSLKIAAVKAPGFGDRRKAMLEDIAILTGGTVISEERGFTLENTTLEMLGTCEKVDINKDNTTLVNGSGKAADIKSRVGQIKSQIENTTSDYDKEKLQERLAKLAGGVAVLYVGAASEVEMKEKKDRVDDALNATRAAVEEGIVAGGGVALVRAKSVLSKVKAINADEETGIAIVARAVESPLRTIVENAGGEGSVVVSKVLESKGNYGYDAKNDKYVDMLKEGIIDPKKVTRIALENAASVAGMILTTECALIEIKEDNAGGGGMPGGMGGMM from the coding sequence ATGGCAAAAGACATAAAATTTGATATAGCAGCAAGAGACGGAATCAAACGTGGCGTTGATGCACTTGCAAATGCAGTAAAAGTAACATTAGGACCTAAAGGTCGTAACGTAATCATCGGTAAATCATTTGGTGCTCCTGTAGTAACTAAAGATGGTGTAAGTGTTGCTAAAGAAATTGAGCTTTCAGATGAATTAGAAAACATGGGTGCTCAAATGGTAAAAGAAGTGGCTTCAAGAACAAATGATCTTGCAGGTGATGGAACTACTACGGCAACGGTGCTTGCTCAAGCAATCGTAAAAGAAGGCTTGAAAAACGTAGCTGCTGGTGCCAACCCAATGGACTTAAAGCGCGGTATCGACAAAGCTGTTGAAGCCATCGTTAAGGATCTTGAAAAGCAAGCAAAAAAAGTAGGTGACTCTAGCGAGATGATCAAGCAAGTTGCTTCTATCTCTTCCAACAACGACGAAGTAGTAGGCGATCTTATCGCTAAGGCTTTTGCAAAAGTAGGTAAAGAAGGTGTCATCACTGTAGAAGAAGCAAAAGGGACAGAAACATATGTGGACGTTGTAGAAGGAATGCAGTTCGACCGTGGATATTTATCTCCATACTTCGTTACTAATTCTGAGAAGATGACCACTGAGCTAGAGAATCCTTATATCTTGTTATTTGACAAGAAAATCTCTACTATGAAAGAATTGATGCCCGTTCTAGAGCCAGTTGCTCAAACAGGAAAACCACTTCTTATCATTGCTGAAGATGTAGATGGAGAGGCTCTTGCCACTCTAGTCGTAAATAAATTAAGAGGATCTTTAAAAATAGCCGCTGTTAAGGCTCCAGGTTTTGGAGACCGTAGAAAAGCAATGTTGGAAGACATCGCTATTTTAACTGGTGGTACCGTAATTAGTGAAGAAAGAGGATTTACTCTCGAGAACACTACATTGGAAATGTTAGGAACTTGTGAGAAAGTTGATATCAATAAAGACAACACGACTCTTGTAAATGGAAGCGGTAAAGCTGCTGACATTAAATCTCGTGTAGGACAGATCAAATCTCAAATAGAGAACACGACTTCTGATTACGACAAAGAAAAGCTTCAAGAACGTCTTGCAAAACTTGCTGGTGGTGTAGCTGTACTTTATGTAGGTGCTGCAAGTGAAGTAGAAATGAAAGAAAAGAAAGACCGCGTAGATGACGCTCTTAATGCAACTCGTGCAGCTGTAGAAGAAGGAATCGTCGCTGGTGGTGGTGTTGCTCTTGTACGTGCAAAATCAGTTCTTTCTAAAGTAAAAGCGATCAATGCCGACGAAGAGACTGGAATTGCAATAGTGGCTCGTGCGGTAGAATCTCCATTGAGAACTATAGTAGAAAATGCAGGTGGTGAAGGAAGTGTAGTCGTTTCTAAAGTACTTGAATCAAAAGGGAATTATGGTTATGATGCTAAAAATGATAAGTATGTAGATATGCTTAAAGAAGGTATTATAGATCCTAAAAAAGTAACACGTATCGCGTTAGAAAACGCAGCCTCTGTAGCTGGAATGATTCTTACTACAGAGTGTGCTCTTATAGAAATTAAAGAAGATAACGCTGGAGGCGGTGGCATGCCAGGTGGTATGGGTGGAATGATGTAA